One Candidatus Methylomirabilota bacterium genomic region harbors:
- a CDS encoding LptE family protein, which yields MRLRTLALVIGTLTGCGYSIHGNLPDHVRTVAVPVFTNRTAEPAIESFLTQAVVEAFATNGRLRVVTPVEADAILEGEVVGYEIQALAFDPRASIRQYRLVVTMNLTFRDVRRNAILFEQARFQEKADFRVIGAVSQTISREESALRSAALDIARSIVSLAVDRF from the coding sequence GTGAGGCTCCGGACGCTCGCGCTCGTCATTGGGACGCTCACGGGCTGCGGGTACTCCATCCACGGCAACCTGCCCGACCACGTCAGGACGGTGGCCGTGCCCGTCTTCACCAACCGTACCGCCGAGCCGGCGATCGAGAGCTTCCTGACGCAAGCGGTCGTCGAGGCGTTCGCGACGAACGGCCGGCTCCGCGTGGTGACGCCCGTGGAGGCGGACGCCATCCTCGAGGGCGAGGTCGTGGGCTACGAGATCCAGGCGCTCGCCTTCGATCCTCGCGCGTCCATCCGCCAGTACCGGCTCGTCGTCACCATGAACCTCACGTTCCGCGACGTGAGGCGCAACGCGATCCTGTTCGAGCAAGCGCGATTCCAGGAGAAGGCCGACTTCCGCGTGATCGGCGCCGTCTCGCAGACGATCTCGCGTGAGGAGTCGGCCCTGCGGTCGGCCGCCCTGGACATCGCCCGGTCGATCGTGAGCCTCGCGGTGGACCGCTTCTGA
- the holA gene encoding DNA polymerase III subunit delta → MDYPGFLRLAERGELPAVLLLHGPDAQLLDDALELLTRRCFPEPADAALGREVLEGGETTAEAVVHAASTLPLMTGLRLVAVRRAQALAAKHADALAGYARNPNPSTRLLLLADEGLGASRDRRADHWLLGAVPAAAVVELPARQGRELAAWLRQRASLEGLELSDEAARMLVEWIGDESAALLGEARKAALAGGADNRTVGVREVSAVVGEHRVAGVFELTRAVERRDVAQALRTLDRLLATEEPMRVLAVLTRDVRLAWTVRVWRERGQPLDQIARTLRLPPAVVDALAAGGTAERLAADLRRCWEVERRVKSSGEPRAELTALVAQLCAAR, encoded by the coding sequence GTGGACTATCCTGGATTCCTCCGGCTCGCCGAACGCGGCGAGCTCCCCGCGGTTCTGCTCCTCCACGGGCCCGACGCCCAGCTCCTGGACGATGCCCTCGAGCTCCTGACCCGCCGCTGCTTCCCCGAGCCCGCCGACGCGGCGCTGGGCCGCGAGGTGCTCGAGGGCGGCGAGACGACCGCCGAGGCGGTGGTGCACGCGGCCTCGACGCTCCCGCTCATGACGGGCCTGCGGCTCGTCGCGGTCCGGCGCGCCCAGGCGTTGGCGGCGAAGCACGCCGACGCGCTCGCCGGCTACGCCCGGAACCCCAATCCGAGCACGCGCCTCCTCCTCCTGGCCGACGAGGGGCTGGGCGCGTCGCGCGACCGGCGCGCCGATCACTGGCTGCTCGGCGCCGTGCCGGCCGCGGCGGTCGTGGAGCTGCCGGCGCGCCAGGGCCGCGAGCTCGCGGCGTGGCTGCGCCAGCGCGCGTCGCTCGAGGGCCTCGAGCTCTCCGACGAGGCCGCGCGGATGCTGGTCGAGTGGATCGGCGACGAAAGCGCGGCGCTGCTCGGCGAGGCGCGCAAGGCGGCGCTCGCCGGCGGCGCCGACAACCGCACGGTCGGCGTCCGGGAGGTGAGCGCGGTCGTCGGCGAGCACCGCGTGGCCGGCGTCTTCGAGCTGACCCGCGCGGTCGAGCGGCGGGACGTGGCCCAGGCGCTCCGCACGCTCGACCGGCTCCTCGCGACCGAGGAGCCGATGCGCGTGCTGGCCGTCCTAACGCGCGACGTGCGTCTGGCGTGGACCGTGCGCGTGTGGCGCGAGCGTGGCCAGCCGCTCGACCAGATCGCGCGGACGCTCCGGCTTCCCCCGGCGGTCGTCGATGCGCTCGCGGCGGGCGGCACGGCGGAGCGCCTCGCGGCCGACCTCAGGCGCTGCTGGGAGGTCGAGCGGCGGGTGAAGTCGAGCGGCGAGCCGCGCGCGGAGCTGACGGCCCTGGTCGCCCAGCTGTGTGCGGCGAGGTGA